A portion of the Citrobacter rodentium NBRC 105723 = DSM 16636 genome contains these proteins:
- the rpoE gene encoding RNA polymerase sigma factor RpoE yields MSEQLTDQVLVERVQKGDQKAFNLLVVRYQHKVASLVSRYVPSGDVPDVAQESFIKAYRALDSFRGDSAFYTWLYRIAVNTAKNYLVAQGRRPPSSDVDANEAENFESGGALKEISNPENLMLSEELRQIVFRTIESLPEDLRMAITLRELDGLSYEEIAAIMDCPVGTVRSRIFRAREAIDNKVQPLIRR; encoded by the coding sequence ATGAGCGAGCAGTTAACGGACCAGGTCCTGGTTGAACGGGTCCAGAAGGGAGATCAGAAAGCCTTTAATTTACTGGTGGTGCGCTACCAGCATAAGGTGGCGAGTCTGGTTTCCCGCTATGTGCCGTCAGGTGACGTGCCTGATGTGGCGCAAGAGTCATTTATTAAAGCCTATCGCGCGCTGGACTCGTTCCGGGGAGATAGCGCTTTTTATACCTGGTTGTATCGTATTGCGGTCAATACTGCGAAGAATTACCTGGTCGCTCAGGGACGTCGTCCGCCATCCAGCGATGTGGATGCCAATGAAGCGGAAAACTTCGAAAGTGGCGGCGCGCTGAAAGAAATTTCGAACCCTGAGAACTTAATGTTGTCAGAAGAGCTGAGACAGATAGTTTTCCGTACTATCGAGTCCCTCCCGGAAGATTTACGTATGGCCATTACCTTACGGGAGCTGGATGGTTTGAGCTATGAAGAGATAGCCGCCATTATGGATTGTCCGGTGGGTACAGTGCGTTCGCGCATCTTCCGGGCGCGGGAAGCTATTGATAATAAAGTTCAACCGCTTATCAGGCGTTGA
- the rseA gene encoding anti-sigma-E factor RseA: protein MQKEQLSALMDGETLDSELLKELAHHPEMQKTWEGYHLIRDSMRGDTPDVLHFDISARVMAAIADEPVRQTAPLIPEAQPAPHQWQKMPFWKKVRPWAAQLTQMGVAACVSLAVIVGVQHYNGQSETSQQPETPVFNTLPMMGKASPVSLGVPSDATANSGQQQQVQEQRRRINAMLQDYELQRRLHSEQLQFEQAQTQQAAVQVPGIQTLGTQSQ, encoded by the coding sequence ATGCAGAAAGAACAACTTTCCGCTTTAATGGATGGTGAAACGCTGGATAGTGAACTGCTCAAAGAGCTGGCTCACCACCCGGAAATGCAAAAAACCTGGGAAGGCTACCACCTGATCCGCGATTCAATGCGGGGTGACACGCCTGACGTGCTTCATTTCGACATTTCCGCCCGCGTTATGGCCGCCATTGCAGATGAGCCGGTACGCCAGACGGCACCATTGATTCCAGAGGCCCAGCCCGCGCCGCACCAGTGGCAGAAAATGCCGTTCTGGAAAAAAGTGCGTCCGTGGGCGGCGCAGCTTACCCAAATGGGCGTCGCGGCGTGCGTATCGCTTGCAGTTATCGTTGGTGTCCAGCACTATAATGGGCAATCTGAAACGTCCCAGCAGCCTGAAACGCCGGTATTCAACACTCTGCCGATGATGGGCAAAGCCAGCCCGGTTAGCCTGGGAGTACCTTCTGACGCCACCGCTAACAGCGGGCAACAGCAGCAGGTACAGGAGCAGCGTCGTCGCATCAATGCCATGTTGCAGGATTACGAACTGCAACGCCGACTGCACTCCGAACAGCTTCAGTTTGAGCAGGCGCAAACACAGCAAGCCGCTGTGCAGGTGCCAGGAATTCAAACTCTAGGAACGCAATCGCAGTAA
- the rseB gene encoding sigma-E factor regulatory protein RseB: MKQLWFAMSLVAGSLFFSVNASANAASGALLQQMNVASQSLNYELSFVSITKQGVESLRYRHARLDNRPLAQLLQMDGPRREVVQRGNEISYFEPGLEPFTLNGDYIVDSLPSLIYTDFKRLAPWYDFISVGRTRIADRLCEVIRVVARDGTRYSYIVWMDTETKLPMRVDLLDRDGETLEQFRVIAFTVNPNVGNSMQMLAKANLPPLLSVPAGEKTKFNWTPTWLPKGFSEVSSGRRPLPTMDNMPIESRLYSDGLFSFSVNVNRATAASADQMLRTGRRTVSTSVRDNAEITIVGELPPQTAKRIADTIKFGSVQ, translated from the coding sequence ATGAAGCAACTTTGGTTTGCCATGTCACTTGTGGCAGGTAGCCTGTTCTTCTCTGTTAACGCCTCGGCCAATGCTGCGTCCGGGGCGTTATTGCAGCAGATGAATGTGGCCAGCCAGTCACTCAATTACGAGCTGTCATTCGTCAGCATCACCAAACAGGGCGTTGAATCTTTACGCTATCGCCACGCACGCCTCGACAATCGCCCGCTTGCGCAGCTGCTGCAAATGGATGGGCCGCGTCGCGAAGTGGTCCAGCGTGGTAACGAAATCAGCTATTTCGAACCCGGACTCGAACCGTTCACCCTGAACGGCGACTACATTGTCGACTCCCTGCCATCGCTGATCTATACCGACTTCAAGCGTCTTGCCCCCTGGTATGATTTTATCTCCGTGGGCCGCACCCGTATTGCCGATCGCCTGTGCGAAGTGATTCGCGTCGTGGCGCGTGACGGTACGCGTTACAGCTATATCGTCTGGATGGATACCGAAACCAAACTGCCGATGCGCGTCGATCTCCTCGATCGCGATGGCGAAACGTTAGAGCAATTTCGGGTGATCGCCTTTACCGTCAATCCGAACGTCGGCAACAGCATGCAGATGCTGGCAAAGGCCAATCTGCCGCCGCTGCTTTCTGTTCCTGCCGGTGAAAAGACGAAGTTCAACTGGACGCCAACCTGGCTGCCGAAAGGCTTTAGCGAGGTTTCCAGCGGCCGCAGACCGCTGCCGACGATGGATAATATGCCGATTGAGTCGCGCCTCTACTCTGACGGTCTGTTCAGTTTCTCCGTTAATGTGAACCGGGCTACGGCGGCCAGCGCCGATCAGATGCTGCGCACCGGACGTCGAACCGTCAGCACCAGCGTGCGCGATAACGCAGAAATTACCATCGTGGGCGAACTGCCGCCGCAAACGGCGAAGCGTATTGCCGACACCATTAAATTTGGAAGCGTGCAATGA
- the rseC gene encoding SoxR-reducing system protein RseC, with amino-acid sequence MIKEWATVVSWQQGEALVSCDVKASCSSCASRVGCGSRVLNKLGPQTTHTLVVPSAEPLFPGQKVELGIAEGSLLGSAMLVYLSPLAGLFLIASLFQVLFGSDLAALSGAVLGGVGGFLIARAFSRKLAGRESWQPVILSVALPPDLVRVDATSSDVSR; translated from the coding sequence ATGATTAAAGAGTGGGCTACCGTCGTGTCGTGGCAACAGGGCGAGGCGCTGGTCAGTTGCGATGTAAAAGCGTCGTGCAGCAGCTGCGCTTCACGCGTCGGCTGCGGCAGCCGCGTGCTCAACAAGCTGGGGCCGCAGACCACTCATACGCTCGTTGTGCCCTCTGCGGAGCCGCTGTTTCCCGGACAAAAGGTCGAACTGGGCATTGCGGAAGGCAGCCTGCTGGGCTCTGCGATGCTCGTCTATCTTTCGCCGCTGGCAGGGTTATTTTTGATCGCCTCGCTGTTTCAGGTTCTGTTTGGCAGCGATCTCGCTGCCCTGAGCGGCGCGGTGCTGGGCGGCGTCGGCGGGTTTCTGATTGCCCGCGCTTTTTCCCGCAAGCTTGCCGGGCGCGAGTCATGGCAGCCGGTCATCCTTAGCGTCGCGCTCCCGCCCGATCTTGTCCGCGTCGATGCCACTTCATCCGATGTCTCCCGCTAA
- a CDS encoding dihydrodipicolinate synthase family protein — protein sequence MFKGLSAFPLTPLSGGEIEEKSFTSLIENLVDAGVDSIGALGSTGSYAYLTRKQRYLATKLAVSAAADIPVITSIGHVRAEEVLLLAEDAQKAGVSGVLLAPVSYQKLSADEVFNFYQRITSELSVPLCIYDNAATTGFEFTDELLVSLSSLPRVGSIKLGDFPADCNAASRRVENLKKRVSEGVTIGISGDTQSAAGMMAGCSVWYSVLGGVFPRYSKRLAQAALSGDINETHHLNEALEPLWTFYRHYGSLRVIASVAEILGVVPSPCLPFPLQSLTGEKRASLENILNHLNFLN from the coding sequence ATGTTTAAGGGACTGAGCGCATTCCCTCTTACGCCTCTCTCGGGCGGAGAAATTGAAGAGAAATCCTTTACTTCATTGATTGAGAACCTGGTGGACGCAGGCGTGGATTCGATAGGTGCGTTGGGGTCCACGGGAAGTTATGCTTACCTGACACGAAAGCAACGATACTTAGCGACTAAGCTCGCGGTAAGCGCCGCTGCTGATATTCCGGTGATAACCAGCATCGGGCACGTCCGGGCCGAAGAAGTACTGCTGCTGGCAGAAGATGCGCAAAAAGCAGGAGTCAGCGGTGTCTTACTTGCCCCGGTCTCCTATCAGAAACTCAGTGCTGATGAAGTTTTTAATTTTTATCAGCGGATTACGTCTGAACTCTCCGTCCCGCTGTGTATTTATGATAATGCGGCGACAACCGGCTTCGAATTTACCGATGAGTTACTGGTTTCTCTTTCATCTCTGCCCAGGGTTGGTTCCATAAAATTAGGTGATTTCCCTGCGGACTGTAATGCGGCATCGCGCAGAGTTGAGAATCTTAAAAAACGCGTATCTGAAGGCGTCACGATTGGGATCAGTGGCGATACGCAGTCTGCTGCGGGCATGATGGCAGGCTGTAGCGTCTGGTATTCCGTACTGGGAGGCGTGTTCCCTCGCTATTCAAAGCGTCTGGCTCAGGCTGCATTAAGCGGAGATATCAACGAAACGCATCATCTCAATGAGGCCCTTGAACCTCTGTGGACGTTTTACCGTCATTATGGAAGTCTGCGGGTCATTGCCTCTGTTGCAGAAATCCTCGGCGTTGTGCCTTCTCCCTGCCTGCCATTCCCGCTTCAGTCGCTGACTGGCGAGAAAAGAGCGTCTCTGGAGAATATCCTTAATCATCTGAATTTTTTGAACTGA
- the lepA gene encoding translation elongation factor 4 has product MKNIRNFSIIAHIDHGKSTLSDRIIQICGGLSDREMEAQVLDSMDLERERGITIKAQSVTLDYKASDGETYQLNFIDTPGHVDFSYEVSRSLAACEGALLVVDAGQGVEAQTLANCYTAMEMDLEVVPVLNKIDLPAADPERVAEEIEDIVGIDATDAVRCSAKTGVGVTDVLERLVRDIPPPEGDPEGPLQALIIDSWFDNYLGVVSLVRIKNGTMRKGDKVKVMSTGQTYNADRLGIFTPKQVDRSELKCGEVGWLVCAIKDIHGAPVGDTLTLARNPAEKALPGFKKVKPQVYAGLFPVSSDDYEGFRDALGKLSLNDASLFYEPESSSALGFGFRCGFLGLLHMEIIQERLEREYDLDLITTAPTVVYEVETTAKEVIYVDSPSKLPPLNNIYELREPIAECHMLLPQAYLGNVITLCVEKRGVQTNMVYHGNQVALTYEIPMAEVVLDFFDRLKSTSRGYASLDYNFKRFQASDMVRVDVLINNERVDALALITHRGNSQSRGRELVEKMKELIPRQQFDIAIQAAIGTHIIARSTVKQLRKNVLAKCYGGDISRKKKLLQKQKEGKKRMKQIGNVELPQEAFLAILHVGKDSK; this is encoded by the coding sequence ATGAAGAACATAAGAAATTTCTCCATTATTGCTCACATCGACCACGGTAAATCGACGCTGTCTGACCGTATTATCCAGATCTGCGGTGGCCTGTCTGACCGGGAAATGGAAGCGCAGGTTCTCGACTCGATGGATCTGGAGCGTGAGCGCGGTATTACCATTAAAGCGCAGAGCGTAACGCTCGACTACAAAGCCTCTGATGGTGAAACATACCAGCTTAACTTTATCGACACGCCGGGCCACGTCGACTTCTCCTATGAGGTTTCCCGTTCGCTCGCCGCCTGTGAAGGCGCGCTGCTGGTAGTGGATGCCGGGCAGGGCGTGGAAGCGCAGACCCTGGCGAACTGCTACACCGCGATGGAAATGGATCTCGAGGTGGTGCCGGTTCTCAACAAAATTGACCTGCCAGCCGCCGATCCTGAGCGCGTGGCCGAAGAAATTGAAGACATTGTCGGCATTGACGCCACCGACGCCGTGCGTTGCTCGGCGAAAACGGGCGTCGGCGTTACCGACGTGCTGGAGCGTCTGGTGCGCGATATTCCGCCGCCGGAAGGCGATCCGGAAGGCCCGCTGCAGGCGCTGATTATCGACTCCTGGTTTGATAACTATCTCGGCGTCGTGTCGCTGGTGCGTATTAAAAACGGCACCATGCGTAAAGGCGACAAAGTGAAGGTAATGAGTACCGGCCAGACCTATAACGCCGATCGTCTGGGCATCTTCACGCCGAAGCAGGTTGACCGTAGCGAGCTGAAATGCGGCGAGGTCGGCTGGCTGGTTTGCGCCATCAAAGACATCCACGGCGCGCCGGTGGGCGATACCTTAACGCTGGCCCGTAACCCGGCGGAAAAAGCGCTGCCGGGCTTTAAAAAGGTGAAACCGCAGGTTTACGCCGGTCTGTTCCCGGTCAGCTCCGACGACTATGAAGGCTTTCGTGACGCGCTTGGCAAACTGAGCCTGAACGACGCCTCCCTGTTTTATGAGCCGGAAAGTTCATCCGCGCTGGGCTTTGGTTTCCGCTGTGGCTTCCTGGGGCTGCTGCACATGGAGATCATTCAGGAGCGTCTGGAGCGCGAATACGACCTGGATCTGATCACCACCGCGCCGACCGTGGTTTACGAAGTGGAAACCACGGCTAAAGAGGTGATTTACGTCGACAGTCCGTCCAAGCTGCCGCCGCTGAATAACATCTATGAACTGCGCGAGCCGATCGCCGAGTGCCATATGCTGCTGCCGCAGGCTTATCTGGGCAACGTCATCACCCTGTGCGTAGAGAAGCGCGGCGTGCAGACCAACATGGTCTACCACGGTAACCAGGTGGCGCTGACCTATGAAATCCCGATGGCGGAAGTAGTGCTTGACTTCTTCGACCGTCTGAAATCCACCTCGCGCGGCTATGCGTCGCTGGATTACAACTTTAAACGTTTCCAGGCTTCCGACATGGTGCGTGTTGATGTATTGATCAACAACGAACGCGTCGACGCGCTGGCGCTGATCACTCACCGCGGCAACTCTCAGAGTCGTGGTCGTGAGCTGGTGGAGAAGATGAAGGAGCTGATCCCGCGCCAGCAGTTCGACATCGCGATTCAGGCAGCCATCGGCACGCACATTATTGCGCGCTCCACCGTGAAGCAACTGCGTAAAAACGTGCTGGCGAAGTGCTATGGTGGCGATATCAGCCGTAAGAAAAAGCTGCTGCAGAAGCAGAAAGAAGGTAAGAAGCGTATGAAGCAGATCGGTAACGTCGAGCTGCCTCAGGAAGCGTTCCTCGCCATTCTGCATGTCGGTAAAGACAGCAAATAA
- the lepB gene encoding signal peptidase I — MANMFALVLVIATLVTGVLWCVDKFFFAPKRRERQAAAQAATGDSLDNATLKKVAPKAGWLETGASVFPVLAIVLVVRSFIYEPFQIPSGSMMPTLLIGDFILVEKFAYGIKDPIYQKTLIETGHPKRGDIVVFKYPDEPKLDYIKRAVGLPGDKVTYDPIAKEVTIQPGCRSGQACGNALPVTYSDVEPSDFVQTFKRRNGGEASSGFFEVPQNETKENGIRLAERKETLGEVTHRILTVPIAQDQVGMYYRQPGQQLATWIVPPGHYFMMGDNRDNSADSRYWGFVPEANLVGKATAIWMSFDKQEGEWPTGVRLSRIGGIH; from the coding sequence ATGGCGAATATGTTTGCCCTGGTTCTGGTGATTGCCACACTGGTAACGGGCGTTTTATGGTGCGTCGATAAATTCTTTTTCGCGCCCAAACGTCGGGAACGTCAGGCGGCGGCGCAGGCTGCGACCGGCGATTCGCTGGATAACGCCACGCTGAAAAAAGTGGCGCCGAAAGCGGGCTGGCTGGAAACCGGCGCGTCGGTATTTCCGGTGCTGGCGATTGTGCTGGTGGTGCGTTCGTTCATTTACGAGCCTTTCCAGATCCCGTCAGGTTCGATGATGCCGACGCTGTTAATCGGCGATTTTATCCTGGTGGAGAAATTCGCCTACGGGATTAAAGATCCGATCTACCAGAAAACCCTGATTGAAACCGGACACCCGAAACGCGGCGATATTGTGGTCTTTAAATATCCGGACGAGCCGAAGCTGGACTACATCAAGCGGGCCGTTGGACTGCCGGGCGATAAAGTGACTTACGATCCGATCGCCAAAGAGGTCACCATTCAGCCGGGATGCCGCTCTGGTCAGGCGTGCGGCAACGCGCTGCCGGTCACCTATAGCGACGTTGAGCCGAGCGATTTCGTGCAGACCTTCAAGCGGCGTAACGGCGGCGAGGCCAGCAGCGGCTTTTTCGAGGTGCCGCAGAACGAAACCAAAGAGAACGGCATTCGTCTTGCCGAGCGTAAAGAGACGCTTGGCGAGGTAACGCACCGCATTCTGACCGTGCCGATTGCCCAGGATCAGGTGGGGATGTATTACCGTCAGCCGGGGCAACAGCTGGCAACGTGGATCGTCCCGCCGGGACACTACTTCATGATGGGCGACAACCGCGATAACAGCGCCGACAGCCGTTACTGGGGATTCGTACCGGAAGCGAACCTGGTAGGTAAAGCGACCGCTATCTGGATGAGCTTCGATAAGCAGGAAGGTGAATGGCCGACCGGCGTTCGCCTGAGCCGCATTGGCGGTATCCATTAA
- the rnc gene encoding ribonuclease III: MNPIVINRLQRKLGYTFTHQELLQQALTHRSASSKHNERLEFLGDSILSFVIANALYHRFPRVDEGDMSRMRATLVRGNTLAELAREFDLGECLRLGPGELKSGGYRRESILADTVEALIGGVFLDSDIQTVEKLILNWYQTRLDEISPGDKQKDPKTRLQEYLQGRHLPLPSYLVVQVRGEAHDQEFTIHCQVSGLSEPVVGTGSSRRKAEQAAAEQALKKLELE, translated from the coding sequence ATGAACCCCATCGTAATTAATCGGCTTCAACGGAAGCTGGGCTACACTTTTACTCATCAGGAGTTGTTGCAGCAGGCATTAACCCACCGCAGTGCCAGCAGCAAACATAACGAGCGTTTAGAGTTTCTTGGCGACTCAATTTTAAGTTTCGTGATTGCGAATGCGCTGTATCACCGTTTTCCGCGCGTGGATGAAGGGGATATGAGCCGTATGCGCGCGACGCTGGTGCGGGGGAATACCCTGGCGGAGCTGGCCCGTGAATTCGATCTGGGCGAATGTCTGCGCCTGGGACCGGGTGAACTGAAAAGCGGCGGCTACCGTCGTGAGTCTATCCTGGCCGATACCGTAGAAGCGTTAATTGGCGGGGTCTTCCTCGACAGCGACATTCAGACCGTTGAAAAGCTGATCCTCAACTGGTATCAGACCCGTCTGGATGAAATCAGTCCGGGCGATAAGCAAAAAGATCCTAAAACGCGTTTACAGGAATATTTGCAGGGTCGCCACCTGCCGCTGCCGTCGTATCTGGTGGTGCAGGTTCGTGGCGAAGCGCACGATCAGGAATTTACTATCCACTGCCAGGTCAGCGGCCTGAGTGAACCGGTGGTTGGCACAGGTTCGAGCCGTCGTAAGGCGGAGCAGGCTGCCGCCGAACAGGCGCTGAAAAAACTGGAGCTGGAATGA